A single region of the Austwickia chelonae genome encodes:
- a CDS encoding MFS transporter produces MTTTTTTRTTRVSWLSAPPPAPRLSDEEVSRRYPRLRFQVFMGIFLGYAGFYLIRNNIPLISKILLDEGNIDKTGIGLIANAALVAYGLSKFFMAMASDRSNARYFLPIGLALSAVANLVVAFVPWVSGSLAAFAIVMFVNGWVQGMGWPPSGRVLVHWFSTSERGWKTSIWNCAHNVGGMAVGAAAAAGLAMTGGAWQSAFWFPAVLALGVAAVAFVMIRDTPESVGLPPIEEYRNDPDKVAVDDSELEKPSTWELVRKHILMNRAMVLLALANVFVYTLRYGVLSWAPIYLSDVHKVSVTKGIAGFSLFELAGIFGTLACGWISDRVFAGNRSRTGVTFMLGVAVFIVLYWLSPVGTPFWVLMVYLFFIGAFVYGPVMLIGLQALDMSPRHVAGTAAGFTGLFGYVLGATMASTGIGIVAQHYGWHVAYALLTACAVLSVGLLAMVGPEEKRLIAEHNARAAARD; encoded by the coding sequence CGATTGCGCTTCCAGGTCTTCATGGGGATATTCCTCGGGTATGCCGGTTTCTACTTGATTCGCAATAACATCCCGTTGATCTCCAAAATCCTTCTTGACGAAGGAAATATCGACAAGACCGGTATCGGACTCATCGCCAACGCCGCCCTGGTCGCTTATGGGCTCAGCAAGTTCTTCATGGCGATGGCTTCCGACCGCTCAAACGCCCGTTATTTCCTCCCGATCGGTTTGGCTCTCTCGGCGGTGGCGAACCTGGTCGTGGCTTTCGTGCCGTGGGTCTCTGGCAGCCTGGCGGCTTTCGCGATCGTCATGTTTGTCAACGGCTGGGTCCAGGGCATGGGGTGGCCTCCCAGTGGCCGGGTCCTCGTCCATTGGTTCTCCACCAGCGAACGTGGTTGGAAGACCTCGATCTGGAACTGTGCGCACAATGTCGGCGGCATGGCTGTGGGCGCAGCTGCCGCAGCCGGTCTGGCCATGACCGGAGGCGCCTGGCAGTCTGCTTTCTGGTTCCCTGCGGTGCTGGCTCTGGGCGTCGCAGCGGTCGCTTTCGTGATGATCCGGGACACTCCCGAGTCGGTGGGTCTGCCGCCGATCGAGGAGTACCGCAATGATCCCGACAAGGTTGCGGTGGACGATTCCGAGCTGGAAAAGCCCTCGACCTGGGAGCTGGTGCGTAAGCACATCCTGATGAACCGGGCCATGGTGCTCCTGGCTTTGGCCAATGTCTTCGTGTACACGCTGCGCTACGGCGTCCTGAGCTGGGCACCGATCTACCTGTCGGATGTGCACAAGGTCTCGGTCACCAAAGGCATCGCCGGTTTCTCCCTGTTCGAGCTGGCCGGCATCTTCGGCACCTTGGCCTGTGGCTGGATCTCAGACCGCGTCTTTGCCGGCAACCGCAGTCGCACCGGTGTCACCTTCATGTTGGGCGTCGCGGTCTTCATCGTTCTCTACTGGTTGTCCCCGGTGGGTACGCCCTTCTGGGTGCTGATGGTCTACCTGTTCTTCATCGGCGCCTTCGTGTACGGACCGGTCATGTTGATCGGCCTGCAGGCCCTGGACATGTCGCCTCGCCACGTGGCAGGTACGGCAGCCGGGTTCACCGGCCTGTTCGGGTACGTCCTGGGCGCGACGATGGCATCGACGGGGATCGGTATCGTCGCGCAGCACTACGGGTGGCATGTCGCCTACGCCTTGTTGACCGCTTGTGCGGTGCTGTCGGTGGGCCTCCTCGCCATGGTCGGCCCGGAGGAGAAGAGATTGATCGCCGAGCACAACGCCCGCGCGGCAGCTCGCGACTAA